TGCATGTAAGAGACAGAACGTGCTCGAATTGTTTTAATGCTGTTGAACTATTCGCTAGAGTTCAGCGAATGGAGGATTAGCTTTTTCTATTAGTTGAGAATCTTATGAGCTTTATAACGTTTTGTATTAACTATGAGTTATGTGGTGGTACTATGAGTGGTGGTGACTATTCACCATTAAGTGGCTGTATCCTACGACATGCCCTGCAGCCAAGTGTAGTCAACTGACAACAAAGCAGTACAAAGATGAAATAAGCAGAAATAATTTTGCTTTAAGTTTAATATTCTAAGTGCTGTGTTGGAGCTCGCCTTTCTACCAAGGATTGAAGCAGACCGTATCATAACTAGCACACATGGAGCTTACACCAAATCACCTAACTATGTAACGCATGTTCCGGATCAACTTCCACGATTTAAAAGGATTCAATTATATTACACATGACATGATGGCAGGCACGCGTTACGTTGTGTCTTCCACCTGATATTCCTAATCTAGTCTACGTGTAAAGTTGTCGCACAAAAACAAGTATCGTGAGTCCCGTTACAGTTCAGCTCTATAACAATGGACATGAATTCATTTTTGGCGCATCTAAGTCTGATCTTTGCGAGTCCGCGTGTGACCGATCGTCACGTCGATCTGCCACTCAATTAGGAAGCGATGTGTAACGCGCGCCCTCGCCCGCCGGGAACCTTCCTATCTACGGTTTCTAATCTCGTGACTCACCGCCTTCGTCAAATTGTGGGTGACGGACTGCTAGAATGTTCGCGATGGCCTATCAGagaattttactttaaattttatgatttttggacgaagttccttatgggacgatgcggaggggtaccttaaccgggaaaaaacgtccgtaacgtaagttttttttttttttataacatgatAGTATTTGGTCAGTTTGTTTGTCATAATGTAATCTCAGGATGAACATTAGTCACCGTCAGTCAATACAACGCTGTACGGCGTGACCTGGTGTTCAATGGTCATCCAAACGCTCTGACATCACAAAGCGTTGAATGCCACTAATAACCCAGCACTTTGCGTTAAGTGGAACTAATGAGGGTTCATGATTATTTCGCAGTAGAAAtagttaaaataatgaaaagtaCGTTTTACCGATGCTTGCTTCGGTGGGACAGGAACCTTATACGATCAGTAGTTCATTAAGTTGCCCAGGCGGTGAGTCACGTCCGCGTCGCGTCTTCATCTCGTGTCGAGACGCAGCTGGGGCACGCtctgcaatatatttttttcgtttaggTATgtcaacgagctcacagctatCCTGATGTTAGCGGATCACCGAAGTCCACGGACACGCAGACCCATAGTAATGGCAGTGCGAATGCCATCATTCAACTTGAGACTCAGAGGTCTTGAGCTCGAAGTAACAGTTGTATAGCGACTGTTTACCGCTATCAATCATCCCTCAAACTGGAACTGGTAGCATTCtgtattccttcatcgtggatgtCATCATGCGCATGTATTAGGCCGATACATGTTTGAACACCGGCACCGTGGCAATTACAAAAATTAGATTCCATGTGGCCTCGTCGTTGCTCTTGTTGACATCTATCAGTTATCGTTCGCGGAATACTAAGCCGTTACAGTTATAACATAATAATGTCCAGCGGCGCGTTGGATATAACTcatttcgatgtttttaattaaaaagttctCAAACGTTTCACATTGTGAATGTAATTGGATAGGTAAATGTGAACATTCATATTCAAATCGTTTCGCGCAAATCAACGCGATAGCAATAAATGCAAATTGCGTCCCGAAATATTGTTGTAATCTCAAGTAATGAGGCTTCGTTATTTAGTGCCGAGAACGCACCGGCGCCCGTATCTCCGGGCAGCTCCACCACAATCACATATTTTACGCTTTTGTACGAGTTTAATTGAGTAAGAAGAGACTGGAAACCGCTCGCAGCGGGAGGAcatccaaatttatttaaaattcgcGAAAGACTCCCATTATTTACGTGATGAGTCGGCCGCAGCCCAGAGCCCGATGTTAAGTGTGAGATACGGCCTTATTCGCTCTGACCCAGATGTTGGCCCGACTCTTTATGATCACTTTTTtgagatatttaatttttaattccgCGCGGGACGAATCGGTTCGACCCCCATATGATTTTTTCAAGTGTATCGCGCATCAATTACTCGCGGCTTGCGGAACTTTGTCGATATTTTATTCTCAATTAATGCGCACTTGTAACACGAAATTGGCTTCGCTGTTTTCTTACGAAAACTGTACGCCCTTTTATAATATCCGCCGGTAGCGTGTCAGACTTTATGACGTTACACAACACTACATTATGAGGATGTTTTATTGAGgtgatgtttttgtttgttgcaGTCGTTCTTCGGGCGCACGTACAACAACCTGTCGTCGATCTCCGAGTGCAAGAACAACGGCGAGTGCGTCATCAACAAGAAGAACAGGACGGCGTGCAAGGCGTGCCGCTTACGGAAGTGCCTTCTAGTCGGAATGTCCAAGTCCGGCTCTCGGTACGGCAGGAGGTCCAACTGGTTCAAAATCCACTGCCTTCTCCAAGAGCAACAGCATCAACAGATGCAGCACATACAAAATAGAAAATCTCCACCGACTTTCAACACCTCCATGAATGCATCTTTCTTGCCCACAAACTTGCTTCCGGCTGCCGCCCTCGCAGAATATTACAAAAATTCAGAAAAGAATCCCTTCACAGAAGATGTGATGCGGCAGAGTGTTTCACCTTCAGATTCCGGAGCATCTTCCGCGGACCCTGAAGATGACAACAGTTCAAGAAGCACTAGCGGCTTGAGCATCTTCCGACCGGCATCGTCACCGCTGAGCGATAAAGATGTCAGATTACAGGCCATTAGGAATCAAAGTAAAGATGTCAAAAAACGAAAACCAGCCTTGCCCTCTCCGTTCAGTTCTATGTCAGCATCACCAAGCTTTTCACCGAGACCTTTCCTTCCAGTGATGCAAAGACCGATTCCACCGGCGGCCACCACGTGGTCGAACAGAAATGGTGGCGACTTGCTCCTACACTCGCCAGCCGTCGCGGGGGTGGCGATAGATCAAGACCAACCCATTGATCTATCCATCAAATCGACCGCAGTACTAATTAGGAGCCCCAAAAACGACGAAGTGAGCGACTCAGAGCCCGAACTGAGCATCGACTTGAGCGAATCAAGCAAAGACATGATGAAGAATCCTCTGGACCTTTCTCTTGTTCCCAAAAGGACTGAAGAGCTTCCATTAACTGGTTGAGCTACTCTAACCGGGGACCCGATGTCATCATAATGATGTGTACATAGTTAGCTTCTTATCGTATAATATAGAATACTCTGCCATACAGTATTTAAGATCTGTACATTCCTTCTCTTCCTACCTGACGTGTTTTACGATACTCAAGTCTCTGATTAAGTTGTAGACAGTTGACGGCATTGTGCTTACGAGTAACATGTCCTGAAATTTTCTTTTAAGTAGATAGGTTTCACAAGCTGCACCGTGCTAAACTAATTACTGTACCATTTGTAATTGTACAACAACAAGTAGCAAGTGCTCTTGCGGTCGTTATTGTGATTCCGttagacatacatacatatttatgtaaatatgtgTAAGTGAATTTGTGAAAACTTGAAATACtctcgttaataaataaatactatcaTTTTAACCAAACAAGCCAATGGCGAGTTTtgatatgtaaattaaaattatgtattttataaaatctttattaaaaacGAGAGAATTTCAAGAGCACTAAATAAATACTAGAATAAGTGTCATGTAATGTGCCAGTGTTAAGTGCCAGTTTTTACCAgattttagttatttaaaaatggGATTAAGGCCAGTTGTAATGAAGctcaaaattaaatgtacaaaaataattgttatgaatatattatgatgtaaaaattaatttcattagcggaattataagtatttatttttagtgtagGCCAGTTTAATCAGTCattaagttttataatttatgaTTATTTCTGGATGAGGTTTTTAACACGATTTTAAACATGGCTCCTGAATTAAAGAGTCTCAAAGAGTCGGTTGTTGAAGTTCATGTGACATTCTCAGATTTAGTTTAATCGTATTGCTTGGTGCCTGCGTTGCGTTGCGTGTTATAATATTGTTGTTTGTTGCTAGTATAGTTGTTGGAGATTTTTATTCATTCCTTTGAAATGTTCATGCCAATACTAGATACGTAAAATGTGAATTTTTAATAGGTAGATCTAAGACTAGGACCATTTCAAGTCATATtcagaaaaaattaaaactactaaaactaaagtaaattttagaattttgtaataattatgtgaaagtaattatttcaaaattagaggacaaaaatatttattagataatatttttgGTTGCAATAGATTTACGTCTTTGAATAAAAACTTCATGCTTTTGCagaagaatataatatatacatactatataCAGTCAATGAGCTATGGACCTTATCCTATTGAAAACACATATATGTGCCAAAAATTGTTTGAGAAATATTTAGGTTCTGATTTCTGCGTGGGTTCAGTCAAGGTTTAAGCTCAAGCTCAAGTAATGTCATATTATAAATGGTGAGTCTGAGATAGTTAATTAATTGTTGTTACTGTGTGATACGATATTTTTATAACCgtttacatttttatgttttttaataagtaaatattaatatattttggaaaaataaatagttgtgaattcatttttattgcgtTGTTTTATTTGACTACGACATATCGTTATTATCAGCCCATCTTCTCTATTTATCCAATGTCAGACACACACTTCCAGAAACACATACACAAATAGCTGAATTCAGATATCTTTTTCTTTAAGTTTGTTGTCACCatgttatataaaatataactcTTTTTTTATGAACCGCAATTGTAAAATGggtattttattctttaaattgaaataattattattcacacTAAATCTTTTTAGTATCATGGATATTGAAGGTATATTCGTCTActtcagcggtcggggaacttttttaattattaccccaaaatatttttgcgtAAGtcgatattaccccatggcgaagaacaaaagcattcttttagcatctttcatattatagcccccattaTAATTTCgtaaagaaattttatttttcgtttcatttcatttcgtttcatcgagtttgaaatcacaacgattctaaagaagtttcacttcaatatatactttttactcacaaaagtttcattttgacccccaaaaatttcattttaccccatttggggtaatttaccccggttccccgaccgctggtttAGTTGAACGTAGCAAACGTTGAACTAGAGGGAATTGGGGACATTTTACAAAAaacataatgttatttttttctgaatttatatattaaatacgatTTCGTTTACATCTTCACATTATCGGTCTGCAAGTGAGCAAACGGGTCCGCCTGTTGTGAACTGGTTACACAAACCACTAGACATCACAACCATCGTAACCGCTGCCATCTTAATGCCAATGCCAATAGTGTCACGCCAACAACGTAATTGTTACCAGTATGTTTTCAATTGAGCAAGCATAGTTACTTCAAAAGAAGGAGAAGAAGAATAGGTAGAAAAGCGGTGCCTAACCGCGCAGGCTCTACTGATAACTAATATAAcggcaaattataataaaattttatagttgATTTTACTACTGCTTCGACAGACCTATCGAGAAGACGTTGCCGTAGTGGACGAGAATGCCATTTACATTGTTAGAACAATAGAATAGATTGAGCAAACTTATATTGAATACATTCAGGAAATACTCTTAAGTTCACAAAATAAAGACTTTATTTATGAAGATCTTTCGACAGTGTTTGAAGCCTCTAGGAGACATGTTTGTTTATAAATCTAAACCTAAGACGAAGCTCCAGTGAGAACGCACGAGAATAAACAAAGTAAACTCTGATTAACAATTCAGATGTTCCTCTCacagaagataattccaaacgcaaccaaaaataaaaacgaacacCCTAAATATTCATGAATTCCTGTTTGATTTGAGCGCTTCCTACCATCGCGTTCCCATCCGAGCATTTTTACAGAATTATTCATGAGCTTGTTGTTGAGCTTGCACCACTCTCCACTAATTTCAACTCTCAATCGTTGagtctaaatattattttgtccaGCAAGAGTTTCGTTTGGTGCTGCCGCTGTGATATGCAGTGCTGCTACCGTGAACTACTGTTTCCTTGATTCAATTCAATGCCCGATCCAATACGAGTGAGTTAAcgttatttaaatttgaataatgactagtgatgattttttttacttagacaGGCGGACAAgcttacggctcacctggtgttacatGGTCACCGGAGTCTACAGATATTATCCTCGTTAATGccaccatctaccttgagacatgagttctaagtcttagtttatatagtacaacggctgccccatccttcaaaccgaaacgcattactgcttcacggcagaaataggcagggtggtgatgccTACCCGCGTGGGCTTACAAGATGCATTAGATTACATTATTGCTAGATGTATTGCATCACAAGattttacgtaaattataatttttgcgggtcttatttttattagacgatgttattccttcaccctggAGGTCATCCGTGAAAAATCTTTAAGTACCTGCCAGCGAAATCCGTctaccggcacagtcgcatcgctcgcaTACGAATACAACAGGCATCTCATCCCTTAGGCAGCTTAGGCCGTGACGACTTCATCTGTGGACACAAGACGCACAGAGGGATTGTTCGTATTTGTAAATCCATAACGATTAGATCGAAATGTGCAGgagtaagttttttatattacgCACATAATTGAGATTTCTATCCAACGCTTACAATTTTCAATCAGCCAACTACAAATTGGGATATTTACTACCATGTAccgacacgaaaaaaaaaaaacattcaattaaAACCAACAACATAATGTTCAGATATGTTTAATAATTTACTgtaatctttaaaatatgtttcaAAAAAGTGGTCCCTAATTTGTGACACTCTGCGCTCCACTTACTTTTTATGGAGTCGGAATAATAAATCCTTAACAATCTAATTGatgtaattatatttcactgttCCAATTCTGACGCCAACAATCCGTGTACAAATTCGAGTTTTAAGTGTAAGACttaaagtatattttcttttgtaaGTCATTAGGTTTTCGTCATCCAATTTAATTGGAGTTATGTGGTAGTGCAAAGTAACAAATCATCATTTTTTGGCGAGAACCTTTCATCCCCGAGCTGCGACCGGCGCGGCGTTTCGGCGCTGAAAGAAATGTAACTCGTTAACTCACATAATGAGAACTATGCATTCTTTTGCCGTACGTACTGGttgtaacaaaattataatgttcCGACTATGTATTGAATTCATTTATCGCGAATTTTTTCTTGCCATTAAATTGTGTTATCTGATAGTACTTtgatataaaatgttttatttccaCCAGCAAAAGATgtccaaatattattttactaaagtacaaataaataaaagtattacgTTTCAGTTGTGACCTCACTTGCAAATACAACGACCTGAAAATCGGTCTCCTTTATCGAATCGATCGATCTCGATTGAAATGATAATTAATACTGTAGAACTAGTCAGAAATACATAGTAAGCAACGGATCGTTCAAGTTTAAGCTAATAAATACATTACCATTAGTTAAATTCTCTACTCTACATATCGACTAGTATATACTCGTATAATAATATGGATATTTGCACGacgacagtaaaaaaaaaattgtgcacgTCAGTTCCAACGCGCATCCCGAGGTTACTCTGTAAATGCAATGGAATGTTACAGACAGACAGACTTTACAAGTGACTTGGGAGATAAATAAAGGCATCAGTAATAATACTCTAATTCTACATTtttggtacctgcccgcgggcTTTTttacaccggcacagtcgcgtGGCTCGATACGAATGTAAAGGAagacttatcctttagaccacgattACTTACTTGTGCTCAGCtttattcacatttatttatactgatttcaaataatattatgcaCAAATcacattacataaataatacacaATTATCCTACCATATCTTATTATCTTcaggtacataatatgtatattactaTGCTAcgaaaagttttaaaaaataattcgttTAGATAGAGATAATATGAgctgttaaattaaaattcactttaaataatataataataaaatgaataaaactgttattttaaGCTTAATTTCATATTAGTATGGCTCAATAtgtcagtttaaaaaaatataaatacgacAAAAGTACATATAGTTCAAACACTCGTCTTCCCCATATTGCTGTATACCATCTTGTGGCTCAGAAGcctcacaacgattctaaagaagtttcacttcaaaaattatttacaagtCACTTTTATTCAGCTTCTGACTGTACGAACATCTTTAATTTAAAGTACTGAGCTCGAATAAGTAAGCAGTGTGCGCTAATTGAGGCAGCTCGCCGGCACCGGACACGCCCTCGTTACACGTGACACCTGATTTATCGAAACTTCACCGCACGCACACAAACCAGAGCAACTCACAAAttcaattaagtttttattgtgACCGTACTTCCAAGACACGATACGTTGAATCCTTCACATTTACTGAAAAACAAATATGAGCCGACCTCAGCTGGATGAACATCACGGTTTGTCGCAGCTGAGTTGCAGCGACCTACTTATACTTTAGAGCTAGTTTTTACCGTGACCAATTCTTTTTGCACTCGTTTGTcacacgagctcacggcccacttggggAACTCTAAAAACATCGGGAGCTAAATATCACCATCAAATTTGGTACCTTCAGTAAAAGTTTCAATTTGATGGTATGTCTGGCTATCTACTGGCCAAGTCATTGGTAACCAGAAACGCTTCACTCCTTTTAGTTGGTGGTACCTTTTTATGCAGGGCACAATGCATACTACGCCCGTTGGCTCCACACGGAAGAGAGCTCTAGAGATTGATCTTCTGGTAGCAGAAAACAATACTCCCACTACTTTGTACCGTACGTAAGTTTTGTAAGGGCACCAGTAAAGGTGCTCTGAGAAAATTATTGTTCTGTCTCATACTTTATACCACACTAGAGCAGGGATCAGCCCCGCTGCGTACATCCACAGTAGATAGTAAGAGGCCACGTACTACATACCACCAAGCTTTAGTAAGTATTTCCGACCGGGTGCGAGCCGAGTACTGTAGTATTTCCTTGTTTTTCCAGATTTCAAGGATGCTGAACGGTTAGCTGAGACTGGCTACATTGGGCTTAACTTTCTAAGTCTAGCATTACTGAATTCCCAGAGCGATGGTGACTATTTCCCACCAGGCGAGTTACAGGTTATTCTGTCCTCGATAGCAGTAAAAATCTAAAGTTACTTGGACCAGTGTGAATGAGCACTTCCCAACATCAAATTAATTCAATCAATACAAAAAATGATCTTTACCTTCACGTAAAATGAATATCTTCTTTAGCAAAATAAAAGAGGATATTTGAAGAAGAATTTATAATCGAATGCAGTTATCGGTTCCGCGAGGGAGGCGATCAAGTTATAAACATGTAAAacgatattaatattaatttaatatttttcgatacTTGAAACagataaaatttacaataaatccCAAAATATTATTGTCTGTAGTCGATCGCGGGACacttgaaaattattaaacgCGGCGGCTCTGTCGATGCCGATGTCGTTAGCATATTTGTACTAAAGTCTAAacgattaatattgtttgtctcagCTTGGACTCGGACACATGAGACGATCAGAACGTTGCCTCAAACTTGTGACGTCACGACGAGATCACATATTGATTAGAACGTCTGTCTGGTCTGTGTTGGTTTAGTTCTAACAGAAGATTCAACGTCGTGGCCTTGTCCAATGCATCACGAGTTTCTAGTCAGATTCCTAAGTGGACTCACAATATCTTTATGAAAGTTGTTTGTGTTCTTGTATGCGTGTTGCGTGAACAATTATCATCACAAATATAGTACCTGCGGATTACCTGATTGCAAGAAGTTGGGCACCATCAATGGCAAGGATACACTGTACCTTCAGACTTCATTGATAGTAGCACAAAATATAATGTCCTCTCTTCACGGAGCACGGCCGACTCGTGAAGAGTTGACTACACAAAGATCACAGGATCACCTCCAACCAACTTCCAACCACCAAATCTAGTCATTCGAGAAATACAGATATGGGAAAGCGAATCTATTtctggtaaaataaataatctaacaaattaatatatcaaccagaaaaaaatcacataaaaaaaaaaaaagtgtgtgtgtccgctccgacgcacgactggagtttactggatataaaaaattaaacgaaacaatacgagaaatagttctatattacgacaacacgatacactacagattattaacaaattaacgagacacaaaacaaacgactaacaaatatatgaaaatacaataatgagagaaacgcgcgatcagtacgaggctttgtggcggactgccggcgcagcagcccggcgcgcatttcgtgtgacatgcgcaatcaggcgcataacgcatttcgtgtgacatgctagtacgattttggtccccataattttcataccccgggcctatatatgtaaatcgattctaaaggagtaaactccaaaaagtgtgtgtgtccgctccgacgcacgactggagtttactggatataaaaaattaaacgaaacaatacgagaaatagttctatattacgacaacacgatacactacagattattaacaaattaacgagacacaaaacaaacgactaacaaatatatgaaaatacaataatgagagaaacgcgcgatcagtacgaggctttgtggcggactgccggcgcagcagcccggcgtcacctgcgataacgcatttcgtgtgacatgcgcaatcaggcgcataacgcatttcgtgtgacatgctagtacgattttggtccccataattttcataccccgggcctatatatgtaaatcgattctaaaggagtaaactccaataaaaaaaatatttaaatatctgtcttcaaaattattcaaaatagtattcttattaaaatttataatattatattgaaataaattgtaaatacgATATATTTTGACTTGATATGTCaaatttaatgattattttaaaaatcctAGGAAACTACTTGATTTGATTCGAAACATCAACACTTCTTAATGAACCGACCCATTGTGCATCTCGCGTCGTATTAAATTATGTCTTCTATATTccgtatttattaaaaacatcattTGGTATTTACAAAAACTAGTTTTTTCACGAGAACAACTAAagattaaagtattaaaattttaataacatggTACTTTGGTCCACCGGCAACAAGGGACACGAGTCAAGCTATTGATCAACGCAGGGCGCTTTTTTAACGATGGACtagataataatttattgtaaaaatcctTTGTTCTTGAACGTTATACTCGTATTATGAAGTAGACACTAACGAgtacttatatacttatatatacacACCCACCCATATATAATAAGTGTCAAAATAGACAGACATTAAGCCCCTCTTACAAAGAGCAAACATACTTGTCTCTCACTATAATGCTGATGCACACACCCGATGTGGagatcgaacccgcgacccaaCGGTCCAACGGTCAAAGGCGGTAACTACTGTGTCACCGTGTCGTTCAATGCTTCTCATACTCGTACAACCACAAACGCTTAAACGTTTGACTTGACACATTTGAACGTGTACATGTCGTACCACGATTTGAATAAGGCTTCAGTTGTACACATGCACAGAGCATTCATAAGCACGTGTCGCTATATTGTGATTCGCTAACTAATAAGCATAAATAAATCATTAGTCAATTCTATACAACAAAATATCCACAGGGGGCTCGCTAATCTATTAACATTTTCGATTCTGGGACTATCCTATATTCAGTCAGTAGGTAATTATGAAAGAATTTATGATTCATTTTCTCAAATATTGCTTATAAAACCAACTAGCCAAATTTGACTTCATAAAGATTTTGTTTACGATAAGAGATGTTAAGATTAAATTTAcagattaataataatcatgGGCAGCATCTTGCTTACGGAAGACATCTTTTCCAGTACTTCAGGCAGTCCCGAAATTATCTAGCGCTAATATTTTGCCTAGACCATTATAATACATGTTATTATAACAATTCTTGGAGCTCAATCTTCTTAAATCAAACTTGTCGTGCTTAGGCTCGTCATCCgctcactggagcccatggacatcacaacgcCGTCGTTTTAATTTCATCAGAAACGCACAAGATTTTCAATGTTTTAGTTTTCATAGGTTTTTctgaatttgtatattttttaatctttattatttacgattacattaaaataaattgaaatatattacaCCGAATTCTTcgttttatagttttttaatttgatcATGTTACAACGTAATTTAGTTATTTGGAGGCTAATGAGGTTACCTGCGGAGATTAAGCAATCGCCTCATGGTGTACAATAATCGTTCTAATTATACATAGCTTGTAGAATacctttgttttttatattttagtgacgctaaattacaaaattataatctgaACTTTGACTTTTAGCTCCTAAattatagaatttataaaacgtttttttttaatatcttaatattacgTGATATCTCTTCATTCTAGAGTAGTTCAGTTAAAGAGTCCACGGCTTAATGAGCAAACTTTCTAGTGTACTTACATCGAGGTGTCCTGTTCATGATTCCTATACAGCCAATCTTCTACAGCCGCTGAATTTGGGGctaaattgccgatttgtactgaaaaattgaaatacatttttttctatttaacatatttatttaatcaaaatatctaaaaaactttttatcacgtagaaaatcgtccaaatcacgaaaaaaatagtaggccgttggagcaaggtctggcgaatacagAGGATGATGAatagtttctaattgcagttcctgtagagttaaaacagtttctcgtgctgtatgaagtctcgcgttatcatggagcaataatggtgaaaaTCGATTCATGAGgcggggctgtttcactgcaagttttgctattaTTGTTTGAAGTTcagcacagtagacatctgctgttattgcttgaccagatcggagaaagctatagtgaataacgcCATGTTGAGACCACCAAAAAGTTACCactacctttttattggtaagctttgctgtGGAAATTTTGCTGCGTTTGATCCGGGGttagccattgcatttttcgcttacggttatcgtaaagaatccaattttaatcaaatgtcacaattcgatccaatatttattcatt
The sequence above is drawn from the Bombyx mori chromosome 11, ASM3026992v2 genome and encodes:
- the LOC101737864 gene encoding protein embryonic gonad translates to MNQQCKVCGEPAAGFHFGAFTCEGCKSFFGRTYNNLSSISECKNNGECVINKKNRTACKACRLRKCLLVGMSKSGSRYGRRSNWFKIHCLLQEQQHQQMQHIQNRKSPPTFNTSMNASFLPTNLLPAAALAEYYKNSEKNPFTEDVMRQSVSPSDSGASSADPEDDNSSRSTSGLSIFRPASSPLSDKDVRLQAIRNQSKDVKKRKPALPSPFSSMSASPSFSPRPFLPVMQRPIPPAATTWSNRNGGDLLLHSPAVAGVAIDQDQPIDLSIKSTAVLIRSPKNDEVSDSEPELSIDLSESSKDMMKNPLDLSLVPKRTEELPLTG